The sequence GAGATCGGCCCCATTACCAATGCAAAGATTCCGAGCATCAGCGCATACGATGTGACCAGCGTTCCCTGAATGGCAATGTCGATATTTAATTGTTTTCCAATCTGCGGTAATATCGGCGCAATGATCATAAGCTGACTGCTTGCGGAAAACATTAACAGCCACAAAGAGGCAATCACGAGATTGTCGTTGGATTTTTGTGTTAACATGGGATCATATATTATCGCAGCGAATTCGTTAATTGGCGGACTTACATTAAACAAGTCGGTAGTTACTTACGGAATTATCGGCAGCATGTTTCTTATTTTTTCGGAAATCACCCGAATGGGTCAGATCAAATAGTTTAAATCTTCCCTGCCATATCAGCTAATGTATGTACCGTTTTCCAATTCCGTGTCGTAGCCGTAACTTTGAGCTTACTTTCAAAAAACTTATTCGACAATTTGGTTTCACCATACGACTTTGGACAATGTAAAAAAATTTCTTTATCGATAATAACGAACCGATCAGGTGGAAATTCGATTTTTTTTATGTTTTCCAGATTTATTTCCTCAGGGACGTCGGATAAAAAGGTCACATGCAGTTTGTCGACGTCGATCTTTTTATCTTTTACAAACGGGTTGGATGCAACCGCTTTCTTCATTTCATCGACCGTTCTAACAATGACCGGAACGTCGAATGTATATTTCTTAGATATCGCTTGTTCGATTTTCCTGGCCGGTTCAGCGCCGGCTGTTTTTTTATCAGCCCGGAAAACTACATTCCCGCTTTGGATGTACGTAGTTACGTCTGTGAATTTGAGTGTTTCGTACAGCGTTTTCAGATCGGCCATCAGAATTTTCTTCTGCCCGCTGACATTGATGCCTCTGAGAATGGAGATGTAGGTGGTCGTCATTTAACCAAATCTTCTGCGATAAAGATCGCGTTCTTATTCAGATCAAAAAAGCCAAACTCGTTGGTGTTCCATGCGGTTCCTGATTTAAAAGCTTCTGTAGTAACGGTACCGCGGCGAACAAATTCCTCAAAAAGCGGCCGCAGGTTCTTAACAAAAATTCGAATGACCGATCCGCCCAGCAGGGGATCGCTTGCCGTATCCGCATGCCGCTGCAAATGTATCCAAATATCGGAACGATGCATCACGGCATACATAGCGTTTGCAAAATACACTTCAAAGCCCGTTTTTTTCTCATACCAGTCAACGTCTCTTGCAATATCGGCGGAGGGCAGAACGGGAGAAATGTTCAGGAATTCAGTGGTCATGAATGATCCTGCAGGTGATGGTTCACTTACGGTTTTTTTCATAATAACTTCGCACGAGGCCATTGGAACAGGTTTCCGTTCGTATATGCCGGAACAGAAGATCGGAATCGAGGCGGCCGAATAGCGGTATGCCGCTTCCGATAAGCACCGGTACGGTAGAAATAATTAATTCGTCAATGAGATCTTCTTTCAAAAAACTTTGAATCACCTTTCCCCCATCTACATAGATATTTGTGAATCCTTTTTCAGACAGATGGCGTAATACATCCTTCGGAG comes from bacterium and encodes:
- a CDS encoding glyoxalase/bleomycin resistance/extradiol dioxygenase family protein — translated: MTTEFLNISPVLPSADIARDVDWYEKKTGFEVYFANAMYAVMHRSDIWIHLQRHADTASDPLLGGSVIRIFVKNLRPLFEEFVRRGTVTTEAFKSGTAWNTNEFGFFDLNKNAIFIAEDLVK
- a CDS encoding DUF1697 domain-containing protein, whose translation is MTTTYISILRGINVSGQKKILMADLKTLYETLKFTDVTTYIQSGNVVFRADKKTAGAEPARKIEQAISKKYTFDVPVIVRTVDEMKKAVASNPFVKDKKIDVDKLHVTFLSDVPEEINLENIKKIEFPPDRFVIIDKEIFLHCPKSYGETKLSNKFFESKLKVTATTRNWKTVHTLADMAGKI